The Fontisubflavum oceani genomic interval CTCCGCCGCCGGGATGGACCGGCGGCCTTTCGGCGTCTCTAGAACCAAGTTACCGTCTTCGTCCACCGTCTCGAACACGCCAGTCGTCTCGTCTTGCGCAGTTCGCGCCGTGATCGTTTCACCCAGACGCGCCGCATGGGCCAACCATTCGGTGCGGATCGGTGCAAACCCATAGGTCGTGAATTGCGCCTCATAACGCGCGAAGGCCGCGGCAAGGAAATCGAGAAAATCTTGCGGCGTGATCTTGAGGCCCGTCTCTCCAAACACACTGACCGGCGGCAGGGCGTGGGCGTCGACCTCCGCCGGTTTCGGAGCAGCGGCCAGATTGACGCCAATCCCGATCACCAGATGTGAGACGGCCGCGCCCGCACCAAGGCTTTCCAAAAGAATTCCAGCCACTTTGCCGCCGTTCAGCAGCACGTCATTGGGCCATTTCAGTGAGATCATATGCTCCGGCACACCCATCGCCAAAAATGCATCGCGAAGCGCGAGGGACGCGACAAAGGACCGAAGCGCGGCCTGCCCTGGCCCGCCTTCGGGGCGCATCACCAAGGACGCCGAAAAGTTGCCTTTGGGCTGCACCCATGCGCGCCCGCGCCGTCCGCGCGCCGCGGTTTGTTTCAGGGCCAAAATCCATTCAGGCCCCGCCAGCGTCGGCGCAACCCGTGCGGCCTCTAGCATCGTGCTATCGGTTTCGGCCAAGACCCGACGGGCAACGCCATCAGGCCAAATGGGTGGGTTAGCGGACAAGCGTCGCGGCGGCAGCTTCGGCCAGGCCGTCCACGCCAAAAAGGTTGATCACCCCAAAGAGCATGATCGCGGCGGAGGCCATGAGACCCACCCAAGGCACCATACCCATCTGACCGTCCAGCCCGTCTTCGTCGGCCCCGAAATACATGAAATAGACGATACGCAGATAATAGAACGCGCCGATCACCGAGGCGATCACACCCGCGACCGCCAGCCAGACCAGGCCTGCATCGACCGCCGCCAAAAGCACCGCATATTTGCCGAAGAAACCGACCAGCGGCGGAACCCCGGCGAGGCTGAACATCAAGACCAGGATCGCCAGCGCCTTGAGCGGCTCTTTCGACGCAAAACTGTTCAGCGATGAGATTTCCGTCACATGCCGCCCATCTTTCTCCATCGACAAGATGAAGGCGAAGGTGCCGATATTCATCGTCACATAGATCGCCATATAGATCAGCATCGCGGTCACGCCCTGCTCGGTCCCCGCGGAGAGGCCCATCAGAGCAAAGCCCATATGGCTGATCGAGGAATAGGCCATCAGCCGTTTGATATCGGTCTGTCCAATCGCGGCGATGGCGCCGAGGAACATCGAGAAGACGGCGAGGAACGCCACGATTTGTTGCCAGTCGCCCACAACGCCGCCAAAGGCGTCATGCACAACCCGTGCGAAGAGCGCCATCGCCGCAACTTTCGGGGCGGTGGCGAAGAAGGCGGTGACCGGCGTCGGCGAACCTTCATAAACATCTGGCGTCCACATATGGAACGGCGCGGCAGACACTTTGAAGGCCATGCCCGCGATGAGGAAGGCCAAACCGAAGAGCAGGCCAAGCGACGCCTCGCCGCCGGTTGCCGCCTCGATGATGCCGGAGAAGAGCGTGGTGCCCGCAAAGCCATACACCAGCGATGCGCCGTAGAGCAGCAGGCCCGAGGAGAGCGCGCCGAGGATGAAGTATTTCAGACCGGCTTCGGTCGAGCGCACACTGTCACGTCGCAGCGAGGCAATCACGTAAAGCGACAGCGATTGCAGTTCGAGCCCCATATAGAGCGCCATCAGATCGCCAGCGGACAC includes:
- a CDS encoding biotin--[acetyl-CoA-carboxylase] ligase, with protein sequence MLEAARVAPTLAGPEWILALKQTAARGRRGRAWVQPKGNFSASLVMRPEGGPGQAALRSFVASLALRDAFLAMGVPEHMISLKWPNDVLLNGGKVAGILLESLGAGAAVSHLVIGIGVNLAAAPKPAEVDAHALPPVSVFGETGLKITPQDFLDFLAAAFARYEAQFTTYGFAPIRTEWLAHAARLGETITARTAQDETTGVFETVDEDGNLVLETPKGRRSIPAAEIHF
- the nuoN gene encoding NADH-quinone oxidoreductase subunit NuoN, translating into MIGTDLSILIPEIVLAIYAMVGLIGAVYTSKDGMASTLTYATTALFVVMAFYIGVTAEGTRIAFGGMFIDDGFARFAKITILLSAAAILLVSHDYMEKSDLLRFEYPMLITLATVGMMMMVSAGDLMALYMGLELQSLSLYVIASLRRDSVRSTEAGLKYFILGALSSGLLLYGASLVYGFAGTTLFSGIIEAATGGEASLGLLFGLAFLIAGMAFKVSAAPFHMWTPDVYEGSPTPVTAFFATAPKVAAMALFARVVHDAFGGVVGDWQQIVAFLAVFSMFLGAIAAIGQTDIKRLMAYSSISHMGFALMGLSAGTEQGVTAMLIYMAIYVTMNIGTFAFILSMEKDGRHVTEISSLNSFASKEPLKALAILVLMFSLAGVPPLVGFFGKYAVLLAAVDAGLVWLAVAGVIASVIGAFYYLRIVYFMYFGADEDGLDGQMGMVPWVGLMASAAIMLFGVINLFGVDGLAEAAAATLVR